One genomic region from Strigops habroptila isolate Jane unplaced genomic scaffold, bStrHab1.2.pri NW_022045631.1_ctg1, whole genome shotgun sequence encodes:
- the HIPK4 gene encoding homeodomain-interacting protein kinase 4, with translation MGTPTARAELYDVVAAVGKGTFGEVARGRRRSTGEHVAIKILPSTGHRGRVARNELRLLRALRAAGADAVPIVRFLEAFSDASCTYLVLELLQQNLLDFQKLRRFSPLPARHIRTIAAQVLAALVKLEELSIIHADLKPENIMLVDHARFPFRVKLIDFGSGCLVADVAHVKEPYIQSRFYRAPEILLGLPFNERMDVWSLGCVLAELHLGWPLYPGASEYEQVSYICSTLGLPPAELLGAAGKAGSFFHREPHPTGPWQLNAAGEEPVKPMDRRKFVFSSLDQLGTVPRAPEPAERRDRHRMVELLKGMLTWDPLQRLGPSAALRHPFISQEDPNASPRHPGTEDGGFGGRIQAPSTQLDGLSLGEPGGDAAAVGLCQSVIPTVYAPRPRQRRRGPKVEAAARNLIVLVPPGTAAEQNVPSSPYASPHSTVRWWGRGGRGAGAPHRVAHPSL, from the coding sequence ATGGGGACACCGACGGCGCGCGCCGAGCTCTACGACGTGGTGGCCGCGGTGGGGAAGGGCACGTTCGGGGAGGTGGCGCGGGGCCGGCGCCGCAGCACCGGCGAGCACGTGGCCATCAAGATCCTGCCCAGCACCGGGCACCGGGGCCGGGTGGCGCGGAACGAGCTGCGGCTGCTGCGGGCGCTGCGGGCGGCGGGCGCCGATGCGGTGCCCATCGTGCGCTTCCTCGAGGCCTTCTCAGATGCCTCCTGCACTTAcctggtgctggagctgctgcagcagaacctCTTGGACTTCCAAAAGCTCCGGCGCTTCTCGCCGCTGCCTGCCCGGCACATCCGCACCATCGCGGCGCAGGTGCTGGCGGCGCTGGTGAAGCTGGAGGAGCTCTCCATCATCCACGCCGACCTCAAGCCGGAGAACATCATGTTGGTGGATCACGCGCGCTTCCCTTTCCGCGTGAAGCTCATCGATTTCGGCTCCGGTTGCCTCGTGGCCGACGTGGCTCACGTCAAGGAGCCCTACATCCAATCCCGGTTTTACCGCGCCCCCGAGatcctgctggggctgcccttCAATGAGAGGATGGACGTGTGGTCCTTGGGTTGTGTCCTGGCCGAGCTCCACTTGGGTTGGCCGCTCTACCCCGGCGCCAGTGAGTACGAGCAGGTCTCCTACATCTGCTCCACGCTGGGGCTGCCGCCGGCCGAGCTGCTCGGTGCCGCCGGCAAGGCCGGCTCCTTCTTCCACCGGGAGCCGCATCCCACCGGGCCGTGGCAGCTCAACGCCGCGGGTGAGGAGCCGGTGAAGCCCATGGACCGGAGGAAGTTTGTCTTCTCCTCGTTGGATCAATTGGGCACCGTCCCCCGGGCGCCCGAACCGGCCGAGCGCCGCGACCGGCACCGTATGGTGGAGCTGCTCAAGGGGATGCTGACGTGGGACCCGCTGCAGAGGCTGGGGCCCAGCGCCGCGCTCCGGCACCCCTTCATCAGCCAGGAGGATCCCAACGCATCCCCCCGGCACCCCGGCACCGAGGACGGCGGGTTCGGCGGCCGCATCcaagcacccagcacccagctcgATGGGCTGAGCCTGGGGGAGCCAGGGGGGGACGCGGCTGCTGTGGGGCTTTGCCAAAGCGTCATCCCCACAGTTTAtgccccccggccccggcagcGCCGCCGAGGGCCCAAGGTGGAAGCGGCCGCTCGGAATCTGATCGTCTTGGTGCCCCCCGGCACCGCGGCGGAGCAGAACGTGCCCAGCAGCCCCTACGCTTCGCCCCACAGCACGGTACGGtggtggggcagggggggccGGGGGGCTGGTGCCCCACACCGGGTCGCTCACCCTTCCCTGTGa
- the PLD3 gene encoding phospholipase D3 — MAGPRPPHCPPSPLRSRRAPFRRRAGPHRKRLSRSAGSDVLGGPRRSPGLEAEVGDALGRGGAGRTTRGGDHRARDGRGRPQADGAGNRHRGLRYWGGPGGGVPPFPGVLGGIRLFLFQPRAGMKPNSTYKQLDPLQDHGVLPKRCRGALPPIALLILFILIFLFFFNLRLNPGRCRGAGGDAKACADPCRIVLVESIPEGMSFGAGSAPNPSTFSTWMNLLGSATHSLDIASFYWTLTNEDTHTQEPSATQGEQVLQELLRLSRRGVTVRVAVSRPSAKAPPRDLQALESSGAAVRAVDLPRLTGGVLHTKFWLVDGAHLYVGSANMDWRSLTQVKELGAAVYNCSCLAEDLGKIFEAYWALGVPGASIPVPWPANYSTAFNAETPLELQLNGSAAAVYFSSSPPALCATGRTEDLGALLSVIAAAEAFVDIAVMSYLPTTEFSHPQRFWPAIDDALRRAMVERRVRLRLLVGCWRHSQATMFPFLKSLAAVADNRSHYSVAVRLFMVPASAAQARIPYARVNHNKYMVTEKAAYIGTSNWSGDYFTQTAGSALVVNQTVSAAGTGTGTGTIREQLAAVFERDWSSQYSADIGDTERWQSRCGSH; from the exons ATGGCGGGGCCGCGGC cgccccattGCCCCCCGTCACCTCTCCGCTCCCGCCGCGCCCCATtccgccgccgggccgggccccaCCGGAAGCGCCTGTCACGGAGCGCCGGAAGTGACGTCCTCGGCGGACCCCGCCGCTCTCCGGGGTTGGAGGCGGAGGTGGGGGACGCTCTAGGCCGCGGCGGCGCGGGAAGGACAACGCGGGGGGGCGACCATAGAGCGCGGGACGGGCGAGGGCGCCCCCAAGCGGACGGCGCCGGGAACCGCCACCGGGGGCTCCG GTATTGGGGGGGCCCTGGAGGGGGGGTCCCACCTTTCCCGGGCGTGTTGGGAGGAATCCGGTTGTTCCTGTTCCAGCCTCGCGCCGGGATGAAGCCCAACAGCACCTACAAGCAG CTGGACCCACTGCAGGACCATGGGGTGCTCCCCAAG CGCTGCCGCGGGGCATTGCCCCCCATTGCGCTCCTCatcctcttcatcctcatcttcctcttcttcttcaaCCTCCGCCTCAACCCCGGTCGGTGCCGCGGTGCCGGCGGCGATGCCAAAGCCTGCGCTGACCCGTGCCG GATCGTCCTTGTGGAGAGCATCCCGGAGGGAATGAGCTTCGGCGCCGGCTCCGCGCCGAATCCATCCACCTTTTCCACATGGATGAACCTTCTGGGCAGCGCCACCCACAGCCTGGACATCGCCTCCTTCTACTGGACCCTGACCAACGAGGACACCCACACCCAGGAGCCCTCCGCCACCCAG GGGGAGCAggtcctgcaggagctgctccgCTTGTCCCGGCGCGGCGTCACCGTCCGCGTCGCCGTCAGCCGCCCCTCGGCGAAGGCGCCCCCCCGCGATCTCCAGGCGCTGGAGAGCAGCG GTGCCGCGGTGCGCGCCGTGGACCTGCCGCGGCTGACGGGGGGCGTGCTGCACACCAAGTTCTGGCTGGTGGACGGCGCCCACCTCTACGTGGGCAGCGCCAACATGGACTGGAGGTCTCTGACCCAG GTGAAGGAGCTCGGTGCTGCCGTCTACAACTGCAGCTGCTTGGCCGAAGATTTAGGCAAGATCTTCGAAGCCTATTGGGCTCTCGGCGTTCCCGGCGCCTCCATCCCGGTGCCGTGGCCGGCGAATTATTCCACCGCCTTCAACGCGGAGACGCcgctggagctgcagctcaaCGGCTCCGCTGCTGCCGTCTACTTCTCG AGCTCCCCCCCGGCTCTTTGTGCCACCGGCCGCACCGAGGACCTCGGTGCCCTCCTCAGCGTCATCGCCGCCGCCGAGGCCTTCGTGGACATCGCAGTGATGAGTTACCTGCCCACCACCGAGTTCTCCCACCCGCAGAG gTTTTGGCCGGCGATCGATGATGCGCTGCGCAGAGCCATGGTGGAGCGGCGGGTGAGGCTGCGGTTGCTGGTGGGCTGCTGGCGGCACAGCCAAGCCACCATGTTCCCCTTCCTCAAGTCGCTGGCGGCCGTGGCCGATAACCGGAGCCATTACAGCGTGGCCGTG CGGCTCTTCATGGTGCCGGCGAGTGCGGCGCAAGCGCGGATCCCCTACGCCCGCGTCAACCACAACAAGTACATGGTGACGGAGAAGGCGGCGTACATCG GGACATCCAACTGGTCCGGTGACTACTTCACACAGACGGCGGGCTCGGCGCTGGTGGTCAACCAGACGGTGAGTGCcgccggcaccggcaccggcaccggcaccaTCCGGGAGCAGCTGGCGGCGGTGTTTGAGCGGGACTGGAGCTCCCAGTACAGCGCTGACATTGGTGACACCGAGCGCTGGCAGAGCCGCTGCGGCTCCCATTAA
- the CUNH19orf47 gene encoding uncharacterized protein C19orf47 homolog isoform X1, with protein MVSVTMATSEWIQFFKEAGIPPGPAVSYAVMFVDNRIRKNMLLDLNKELMNELGITVVGDVIAILKHAKVVHRQEMCKAATELLGPGSSPLPPELRRGASTAAGRMIANSLSRDSLPAAPLQPHGSKISITVPNKLVAAKAAGLGNAGAEIPSIPAKRRRVTAEMEGKYIITMPKGTTPRTRKILEQQQAAKGPPRTSVFDRLGAEAKGDAAAGGKPTGVFSRLGDSLRDKSMESDDDDDDDGSVLPYAGVLKKPNAPWKESAEPGMPVKAKATSSEVKPIPTPRNAAGVRPAPCQAGEGREADDGVSSSSSNRDKSERECRVMIRRTWGCGKVSSTSDAMMDNAGTVSVFQRLGKKTD; from the exons ATGGTGTCCGTCACGATGG CCACTTCCGAGTGGATCCAGTTCTTCAAGGAAGCCGGGAtcccgccgggccccgccgtCAGCTACGCCGTCATGTTTGTGGACAACAg GATCCGGAAGAACATGTTGTTGGATCTCAACAAGGAGCTGATGAACGAGCTGGGCATCACGGTGGTGGGAGACGTCATCGCCATCCTCAAGCACGCCAAAGTGGTGCATAGGCAG GAGATGTGCAAAGcggccacggagctgctgggCCCCGGCTCGTCCCCGCTGCCCCCGGAGCTGCGCCGCGGAGCCAGCACCG CCGCCGGCCGCATGATCGCCAACAGCCTGAGCCGGGATTCGCttcccgccgccccgctccagccccacGGCTCCAAGATCTCCATCACCGTCCCCAACAAGCTGGTGGCGGCGAAGGCAG cagGATTAGGGAACGCGGGCGCCGAAATTCCATCGATCCCGGCGAAGCGGCGCCGGGTGACGGCGGAGATGGAGGGGAAGTACATCATCACCATGCCCAAAGGCACCACGCCGCGGACAAGGAAAATCCTGGAGCAGCAACAAGCAGCCAAAG GGCCGCCCAGGACGTCGGTCTTCGACCGGTTGGGAGCCGAGGCCAAGGGGGACGcggctgcaggagggaag CCCACCGGCGTCTTCAGCCGCCTGGGAGATTCCCTACGGGATAAATCCATGGAGAGCGACGACGACGATGACGACGACGGCTCCGTCCTTCCATACGCCGGTGTCCTGAAGAAACCCAATGCTCCATGGAAAGAGAGCGCCGAGCCGGGAATGCCGGTCAAGGCGAAAGCCACCAGCTCGGAAGTTAAACCCATTCCCACCCCCAGGAATGCCGCCGGTGTCCGGCCGGCACCGTGCCAAGCGGGAGAAGGGCGAGAGGCCGACGACGgcgtgagcagcagcagcagcaacagggatAAATCGGAGCGGGAATGTCGGGTGATGATCCGGAGGACGTGGGGCTGCGGGAAGGTGAGCAGCACCAGCGATGCCATGATGGACAACGCCGGCACCGTCAGCGTCTTCCAGCGCCTGGGCAAGAAAACGGATTGA
- the CUNH19orf47 gene encoding uncharacterized protein C19orf47 homolog isoform X2, whose product MVSVTMATSEWIQFFKEAGIPPGPAVSYAVMFVDNRIRKNMLLDLNKELMNELGITVVGDVIAILKHAKVVHRQEMCKAATELLGPGSSPLPPELRRGASTAAGRMIANSLSRDSLPAAPLQPHGSKISITVPNKLVAAKAGLGNAGAEIPSIPAKRRRVTAEMEGKYIITMPKGTTPRTRKILEQQQAAKGPPRTSVFDRLGAEAKGDAAAGGKPTGVFSRLGDSLRDKSMESDDDDDDDGSVLPYAGVLKKPNAPWKESAEPGMPVKAKATSSEVKPIPTPRNAAGVRPAPCQAGEGREADDGVSSSSSNRDKSERECRVMIRRTWGCGKVSSTSDAMMDNAGTVSVFQRLGKKTD is encoded by the exons ATGGTGTCCGTCACGATGG CCACTTCCGAGTGGATCCAGTTCTTCAAGGAAGCCGGGAtcccgccgggccccgccgtCAGCTACGCCGTCATGTTTGTGGACAACAg GATCCGGAAGAACATGTTGTTGGATCTCAACAAGGAGCTGATGAACGAGCTGGGCATCACGGTGGTGGGAGACGTCATCGCCATCCTCAAGCACGCCAAAGTGGTGCATAGGCAG GAGATGTGCAAAGcggccacggagctgctgggCCCCGGCTCGTCCCCGCTGCCCCCGGAGCTGCGCCGCGGAGCCAGCACCG CCGCCGGCCGCATGATCGCCAACAGCCTGAGCCGGGATTCGCttcccgccgccccgctccagccccacGGCTCCAAGATCTCCATCACCGTCCCCAACAAGCTGGTGGCGGCGAAGGCAG GATTAGGGAACGCGGGCGCCGAAATTCCATCGATCCCGGCGAAGCGGCGCCGGGTGACGGCGGAGATGGAGGGGAAGTACATCATCACCATGCCCAAAGGCACCACGCCGCGGACAAGGAAAATCCTGGAGCAGCAACAAGCAGCCAAAG GGCCGCCCAGGACGTCGGTCTTCGACCGGTTGGGAGCCGAGGCCAAGGGGGACGcggctgcaggagggaag CCCACCGGCGTCTTCAGCCGCCTGGGAGATTCCCTACGGGATAAATCCATGGAGAGCGACGACGACGATGACGACGACGGCTCCGTCCTTCCATACGCCGGTGTCCTGAAGAAACCCAATGCTCCATGGAAAGAGAGCGCCGAGCCGGGAATGCCGGTCAAGGCGAAAGCCACCAGCTCGGAAGTTAAACCCATTCCCACCCCCAGGAATGCCGCCGGTGTCCGGCCGGCACCGTGCCAAGCGGGAGAAGGGCGAGAGGCCGACGACGgcgtgagcagcagcagcagcaacagggatAAATCGGAGCGGGAATGTCGGGTGATGATCCGGAGGACGTGGGGCTGCGGGAAGGTGAGCAGCACCAGCGATGCCATGATGGACAACGCCGGCACCGTCAGCGTCTTCCAGCGCCTGGGCAAGAAAACGGATTGA